One window of the Natronomonas marina genome contains the following:
- a CDS encoding MarR family transcriptional regulator → MAVENRQNGRSIPRSVRQKQILDVAAEHPDASLETIAMEVQSATVDLVERVLEEYGDPATGRSDQPDTDLADNSGDPPETNSTDTPTDRSDPPEAEPPAPEPDEDLPDHSSLTDEQWETLRAIYRNPEATQKEIGERLDVARATVSNRVNAIDGFDWDDRYAMASAVFDASAAGSRDVRNGTTADVRNSEPMVEQLSARIEALERQLEDSDAGSDAETPLDDPQLAHRVMHACLKSDAITEPEELRIVKALIE, encoded by the coding sequence ATGGCAGTAGAAAACAGACAGAACGGTCGATCGATCCCGCGGTCGGTCCGACAGAAGCAGATCCTGGACGTGGCCGCGGAGCACCCGGACGCATCGCTCGAGACGATCGCTATGGAGGTTCAGAGCGCGACGGTCGATCTCGTAGAGCGGGTCCTCGAGGAGTACGGCGACCCGGCGACGGGACGGTCCGACCAGCCCGACACGGACCTTGCTGACAACTCGGGCGATCCGCCCGAAACGAACTCGACCGATACCCCGACCGACCGATCCGACCCGCCCGAAGCGGAACCACCGGCGCCCGAACCGGACGAGGACCTCCCGGATCACTCGTCGCTCACCGACGAGCAGTGGGAGACGCTCCGGGCTATCTACCGGAACCCCGAGGCGACTCAAAAGGAGATCGGGGAGCGTCTCGACGTGGCGAGGGCGACCGTGAGCAACCGCGTCAACGCTATCGATGGGTTCGACTGGGACGACCGGTACGCGATGGCGTCGGCGGTCTTCGACGCCTCCGCCGCCGGTTCACGGGACGTGAGGAACGGAACGACCGCCGACGTGCGGAACAGCGAACCGATGGTCGAACAGCTTTCGGCCCGGATCGAAGCGCTCGAACGGCAACTGGAAGATTCGGACGCGGGGAGCGACGCCGAGACACCGCTCGACGATCCACAACTCGCCCACAGAGTAATGCACGCCTGCCTGAAGTCCGACGCGATCACCGAACCCGAGGAGCTCCGGATCGTGAAGGCGTTGATCGAGTGA
- a CDS encoding IclR family transcriptional regulator, translating to MANGDVAVESESTSTTARRRTDVAIVWGAGGSRRGRISDRYAVHQEGTVRSSGRNFIYTRTHSTDSMGNESPDRDAVKSVETTFAVINALYELDGAGVSAVATELDMAKSTIHKHLRTLTDAEYVVREGDQYHVGLQFLELGEFARTRKEGYTISRAKVKELAEETQERAQFIVEEHGRGVYLYREVGERAVHTDPGIGKRIPLHSTAAGKAILANLPEARAEEIVETRGLEAVTENTITERGELFSELATIRERGYAFNLEENVPGLHAVGVAVTPNGTDVCGALSVSGPSHRLRDDLLRTEIPRRLLGTVNELELNLKYS from the coding sequence GTGGCGAACGGTGACGTGGCCGTCGAGTCCGAATCGACGAGTACGACGGCCCGTCGACGGACCGACGTTGCCATCGTATGGGGTGCCGGAGGGTCGAGACGGGGAAGGATATCGGACCGGTACGCCGTTCACCAGGAGGGAACCGTCCGTTCGTCAGGGAGGAACTTTATATACACCCGAACCCACAGTACTGACAGCATGGGCAATGAGAGTCCCGACAGGGACGCAGTGAAATCCGTCGAGACCACGTTTGCCGTTATCAACGCGCTGTACGAACTCGATGGGGCCGGCGTCTCGGCGGTCGCAACGGAACTGGACATGGCCAAGAGCACGATCCACAAGCACCTCCGGACGCTGACGGACGCGGAGTACGTCGTTCGTGAAGGCGATCAGTATCACGTCGGTCTGCAGTTCCTCGAGCTGGGGGAGTTCGCCCGGACGAGAAAGGAGGGGTACACGATAAGTCGGGCCAAAGTAAAGGAACTCGCAGAGGAAACCCAGGAACGGGCCCAGTTCATCGTCGAAGAGCACGGCCGCGGCGTCTATCTGTACCGGGAAGTCGGCGAGCGAGCGGTCCACACCGATCCCGGCATCGGCAAGCGGATCCCGCTGCACTCGACGGCGGCCGGAAAGGCAATCCTCGCCAACCTGCCCGAAGCGCGGGCCGAAGAAATCGTCGAAACCCGAGGCCTCGAAGCCGTCACCGAGAACACCATCACCGAAAGGGGGGAGCTATTCTCCGAACTCGCTACCATCCGAGAACGGGGATACGCGTTCAACCTCGAGGAGAACGTCCCCGGCCTCCACGCGGTCGGGGTCGCGGTTACGCCCAACGGGACGGACGTCTGTGGCGCCTTGAGCGTTTCCGGGCCGAGCCACCGCCTGCGAGACGACCTCCTCCGGACCGAAATCCCGAGACGGCTCCTCGGGACGGTCAACGAACTCGAACTGAATCTCAAGTACTCGTGA
- a CDS encoding enoyl-CoA hydratase/isomerase family protein, whose translation MSTPTYDNLILDRADGVARITMDSTSEYNALNAELAEELLDVSSYLAEADVRCIVLTGSGDAFCAGADVGMLEGTADDAVLIRRITAIAHEAIVQLHQASAPVIVGVNGVAAGAGFSFSLLGDLTVVSSAARLEYAYPQLGLTGDAAATYFLPRRVGLQRAKKIVLLNEPIDPEQAVDMGLAAEVVPDEEFETRLTSLATDIASGPTVALDALSGLLTRSFERSLEEQLSSELDALAAAFNTDDYGRGFEAYLAGEEPQFAGE comes from the coding sequence ATGTCCACACCAACGTACGACAACCTGATTCTGGATCGGGCGGACGGCGTCGCCAGAATAACGATGGACAGCACCTCGGAGTACAACGCGCTCAACGCCGAGTTGGCCGAGGAGTTGCTCGACGTGTCGTCTTACCTGGCGGAAGCCGACGTTCGCTGTATCGTGCTGACCGGCAGCGGCGACGCGTTCTGTGCCGGTGCGGACGTCGGTATGCTGGAAGGGACGGCCGACGACGCGGTGCTCATCCGACGGATCACGGCGATCGCACACGAGGCGATCGTACAGCTGCACCAGGCGTCCGCCCCGGTGATCGTCGGTGTCAACGGCGTCGCCGCCGGTGCCGGGTTCAGTTTCTCCCTGCTCGGGGACCTGACGGTCGTGAGTTCGGCGGCGCGTCTGGAGTACGCGTACCCGCAACTGGGGTTGACCGGCGACGCGGCGGCGACGTACTTCCTGCCCAGACGGGTGGGGCTGCAACGCGCCAAGAAAATCGTGTTGCTCAACGAACCCATCGATCCAGAACAGGCCGTCGACATGGGACTGGCAGCCGAGGTCGTGCCGGACGAGGAGTTCGAGACTCGCCTGACGTCGCTCGCCACCGACATCGCGTCGGGACCGACGGTGGCTCTCGACGCGCTCAGCGGGCTGCTCACTCGGAGCTTCGAACGGAGCCTCGAGGAGCAGCTCTCGTCCGAACTCGACGCCCTCGCTGCGGCGTTCAACACGGACGACTACGGCCGGGGCTTCGAGGCGTATCTCGCCGGCGAAGAACCGCAGTTCGCGGGCGAGTAG
- a CDS encoding AtuA-related protein, translating to MRSIKVKEIAFSRSGDKGDISNVHVVPYRTDDYELLMEELTVDRVAEAYDGLVDGPIERYPFDGISAINFVMHEALDGGVIGRSLNMDIHGKSRGNIMMDIDIEVPDDFELPETPSDEDRRGRLHPAVE from the coding sequence ATGAGATCGATCAAGGTCAAGGAGATCGCGTTCTCCCGGAGCGGTGACAAGGGCGACATCTCCAACGTCCACGTCGTTCCCTACCGCACCGACGACTACGAGCTCCTGATGGAGGAACTGACCGTCGACCGGGTGGCCGAGGCCTACGACGGGCTCGTCGACGGGCCGATCGAGCGGTACCCGTTCGACGGCATCTCCGCGATCAACTTCGTGATGCACGAGGCGCTCGACGGGGGCGTCATCGGTCGGAGTCTGAACATGGACATCCACGGCAAGTCCCGGGGCAACATCATGATGGACATCGACATCGAGGTGCCGGACGACTTCGAACTGCCGGAGACCCCGAGCGACGAGGATCGACGCGGACGGCTCCACCCGGCCGTCGAGTAA
- a CDS encoding acyl-CoA dehydrogenase family protein, which yields MLALDDEQEMLVSVLADIAEREFADRAFTWEGEFPWKNVRLLADQGLFGLNIAEAYGGGGMTELEAILAIETVGTVCPDTANALYGQTMVAPRAIEMFGTETAKEEYLPPVCNGESVIAIAISEPHAGSDVGSMNTRVERTDAGLRITGEKIWVSWVPDADAAVVWTRFPDDNLGTVVVDLDADGVEIGEHYTNMAGDTQTHFFMEDVRIPEENVLVRGREAFKQQLKALNWERVGSAAYANAMSRCALDHALEYAQEREQFDQRIADFQGLRWKLADAVKELEAARSLTYRAAIGAQSQSRVPDRLTANVAKLYASETVERVVSEALQLFGAAGYQREHPLEYLYRLQRGRRIAAGTDEITKNTIADVLLDEGLPSIA from the coding sequence ATGTTGGCTCTGGACGACGAGCAGGAAATGCTCGTGAGCGTGCTGGCGGACATCGCCGAACGGGAGTTCGCCGACCGGGCATTCACCTGGGAGGGGGAGTTCCCCTGGAAGAACGTTCGACTGCTCGCGGATCAGGGGCTGTTCGGCCTCAACATCGCCGAAGCGTACGGGGGCGGCGGCATGACGGAACTCGAGGCGATTCTGGCCATCGAGACCGTCGGGACGGTGTGTCCCGACACCGCGAACGCACTGTACGGACAGACCATGGTCGCCCCCCGGGCGATCGAGATGTTCGGGACCGAAACGGCCAAAGAGGAGTACCTCCCGCCCGTCTGTAACGGGGAGTCGGTGATCGCTATCGCTATCAGCGAGCCCCACGCCGGCAGCGACGTCGGCTCGATGAACACGCGGGTCGAGCGGACCGACGCTGGCCTGCGAATCACCGGCGAGAAGATCTGGGTCAGCTGGGTTCCCGACGCGGACGCGGCCGTCGTCTGGACGCGCTTCCCCGACGACAACCTGGGCACCGTGGTCGTCGACCTCGACGCCGACGGGGTCGAGATCGGCGAACACTACACGAACATGGCCGGGGACACGCAGACGCACTTCTTCATGGAGGACGTCCGTATCCCCGAGGAGAACGTACTCGTTCGGGGACGCGAGGCGTTCAAACAGCAGCTCAAGGCGCTCAACTGGGAGCGGGTCGGCAGTGCGGCGTACGCAAACGCGATGAGTCGGTGTGCGCTCGATCACGCCCTGGAGTACGCACAGGAGCGAGAACAGTTCGACCAGCGGATCGCCGACTTCCAGGGGCTACGCTGGAAGCTGGCGGACGCGGTCAAGGAACTCGAGGCGGCCAGGTCGCTCACCTACCGGGCCGCGATCGGTGCCCAATCGCAGAGCAGGGTCCCGGATCGGCTCACGGCGAACGTCGCAAAGCTCTACGCGAGCGAAACCGTAGAGCGAGTCGTCAGCGAGGCGCTACAGCTGTTCGGCGCGGCCGGGTACCAGCGCGAACACCCCCTGGAGTACCTCTACCGCCTCCAGCGCGGGCGCCGGATCGCCGCCGGGACGGACGAGATCACGAAGAACACCATCGCGGACGTGTTGCTCGACGAGGGCCTGCCGTCGATTGCGTGA
- a CDS encoding TlpA family protein disulfide reductase translates to MERSELVDRLLDDGVLSADGDGITVTEPFRRDYEGYVSAARNGGSDPSAEPLGSELPASLADVASSDPEFVASFLALRDRTELGHEELLRLAPVVDRFTGRPEPSDALPEGFLPVDCQRLLTLVELYRRTIVYAWREDCPPCDAMKESLEAVDIPDSVARLAVYGPDCATVLREEFDAAVAPTTLYTLNGRVEVRHVGPQGEKALETELREFLKTPR, encoded by the coding sequence ATGGAACGGTCAGAACTCGTAGACCGGCTTCTCGACGACGGCGTCCTGTCGGCGGACGGCGACGGGATTACCGTCACCGAGCCGTTCCGACGGGACTACGAGGGGTACGTTTCGGCGGCGAGGAACGGTGGGTCGGACCCGTCGGCCGAACCGCTCGGTTCCGAACTCCCGGCCTCGCTTGCGGACGTCGCATCGAGCGACCCGGAGTTCGTGGCGTCCTTTCTCGCCCTGCGGGACAGGACCGAACTCGGTCACGAGGAACTCCTCCGGCTGGCGCCGGTCGTCGACCGGTTCACCGGACGACCGGAGCCATCGGACGCTCTCCCGGAGGGGTTCTTGCCCGTCGACTGCCAGCGCCTCCTGACCCTCGTCGAGCTGTATCGTCGAACGATCGTCTACGCCTGGCGCGAGGACTGCCCCCCCTGTGACGCCATGAAGGAGTCACTGGAAGCCGTCGACATCCCGGATTCGGTCGCCCGACTCGCCGTGTACGGCCCGGACTGTGCGACCGTCCTCAGAGAGGAGTTCGACGCCGCAGTCGCCCCGACGACCCTGTACACGCTGAACGGCCGCGTCGAAGTCCGACACGTCGGACCACAGGGCGAGAAGGCGCTCGAGACGGAACTACGGGAGTTCCTGAAGACCCCACGCTGA
- a CDS encoding AMP-binding protein produces the protein MGRESASPSSPRLAGSERRCGCPPSGWWVGIDGRIPGRRPDTEPAAPVRRRKLFVLSSRPSARIGGRPPAGSSIQMTIETPPGPEVPPDEYETVTDVIEDKVARKGDDPLMHFKEEVYSYEDIDAKANAIAASLQGLGIEKGDKVCTFLYNSPDYLALWFGIAKAGAVLVPLNVSLKANGLAYNINDSDADTVVLEEGTRENYETARDDLENVEREYLMGDGADGEDGYRSFDTLLDGDADASPDVSLGPDDPMCILYTSGTTGMPKGVVLPHYSYVNTGWEYCNNMLTITEDDRLFTHLPLFHVNAQQTTVMGALLAETDFAMETWFSASEYFDQIREYDATIFNYIGTMIPVLFKQEEREDDADNPARVGIGAAAPPDIIEDFEERFDVFLREGYGLTETGTSACINPADERRIGSVGKSLTYTELEIVDEHDRPLPPGEEGEIVVRNTRPNTVMQEYYKKPEKTAETFRNLWIHTGDIGKKDEDGFFYFVDRKAYAIRRRGENVSSFEVEAAIESHPDVQEAAVFGVPSELGEDEVTAAIIPKSGADLEPLDIVKHCEERLAYFKVPRYVRFVDDFPKTATERVEKYKLKEEGVDDAWDREEAGYELER, from the coding sequence ATGGGGCGGGAGTCGGCGTCTCCGAGCAGCCCTCGGCTCGCCGGCAGCGAACGCCGATGCGGTTGTCCACCCTCCGGGTGGTGGGTCGGGATCGACGGACGCATCCCGGGGCGTCGACCGGACACGGAGCCGGCGGCACCGGTCCGGCGGCGAAAGTTATTTGTACTCTCCAGCAGACCTTCTGCTCGAATTGGCGGTCGGCCACCGGCAGGCTCATCCATACAAATGACTATCGAAACTCCACCCGGACCCGAAGTCCCGCCCGACGAATACGAGACGGTAACCGACGTAATCGAGGACAAAGTCGCGAGGAAAGGCGACGATCCACTGATGCACTTCAAAGAGGAGGTGTACAGTTACGAGGACATCGACGCGAAGGCGAACGCGATAGCGGCGTCACTGCAGGGGCTCGGTATCGAGAAGGGCGACAAGGTGTGTACGTTCCTCTACAACTCGCCGGACTATCTGGCACTCTGGTTCGGTATCGCCAAGGCGGGCGCCGTCCTGGTACCGCTGAACGTGAGCCTCAAGGCCAACGGCCTCGCGTACAACATCAACGACTCGGATGCGGATACGGTCGTCCTCGAGGAGGGGACCCGCGAGAACTACGAGACCGCCCGGGACGACCTCGAGAACGTCGAACGGGAGTACCTGATGGGCGACGGTGCCGACGGGGAAGACGGCTATCGTTCCTTCGACACGCTTCTGGACGGCGACGCCGACGCGTCGCCGGACGTCTCGCTGGGGCCCGACGACCCGATGTGCATCCTGTACACGAGCGGCACGACCGGAATGCCGAAAGGCGTCGTGCTCCCGCACTACTCGTACGTGAACACGGGCTGGGAGTACTGCAACAACATGCTGACCATCACCGAGGACGACAGGCTGTTCACCCACCTGCCCCTCTTCCACGTCAACGCCCAGCAGACGACCGTTATGGGGGCGTTGCTGGCCGAAACCGACTTCGCCATGGAGACGTGGTTCAGCGCCTCGGAGTACTTCGACCAGATCCGGGAGTACGACGCGACGATCTTCAACTACATCGGGACGATGATACCCGTCCTCTTCAAGCAGGAAGAGCGGGAGGACGACGCCGACAACCCGGCCCGAGTCGGCATCGGCGCCGCGGCCCCGCCGGACATAATCGAGGACTTCGAGGAGCGGTTCGACGTCTTCCTCCGGGAGGGGTACGGCCTGACGGAGACCGGCACTTCGGCGTGTATCAATCCGGCCGACGAGCGACGGATCGGCAGCGTGGGCAAATCCCTCACGTACACCGAACTCGAGATCGTCGACGAACACGACCGGCCGCTGCCGCCCGGCGAGGAGGGGGAGATCGTCGTTCGGAACACGCGGCCGAACACCGTCATGCAGGAGTACTACAAGAAGCCCGAGAAGACGGCCGAAACCTTCCGCAACCTCTGGATCCACACGGGAGACATCGGCAAGAAGGACGAGGACGGCTTCTTCTACTTCGTCGACCGGAAGGCGTACGCGATCCGGAGACGCGGCGAGAACGTCTCGTCGTTCGAGGTCGAGGCCGCCATCGAGAGCCACCCCGACGTTCAGGAGGCGGCGGTGTTCGGGGTCCCGAGCGAGCTGGGCGAAGACGAGGTCACGGCAGCGATCATCCCAAAGAGCGGCGCCGACCTCGAACCGCTCGACATCGTGAAACACTGCGAGGAACGCCTGGCGTACTTCAAGGTCCCCCGGTACGTCCGGTTCGTCGACGACTTCCCGAAGACGGCGACCGAACGGGTCGAAAAGTACAAGCTCAAGGAGGAGGGCGTCGACGACGCCTGGGACCGAGAGGAAGCCGGATACGAACTGGAACGGTAG
- a CDS encoding acyclic terpene utilization AtuA family protein, which produces MGTSGKTLRIGCGSAGHGQREDVAIKVVEDGDVEYLCCDRLAERTLANARRRMLTGTGPGYDPRLEPWFEALIPRCVRQDITIIGSFGAADTQGAGEKIAEIAAELGYDDLTIATITGDDIVDAIEDDAVDMEHAVTGESVQFEESPLMAHAYIGSEPIVDALAQGADVVIGGRLTDLSLFLAPMIHEFGWDGDDLETLANGATVAHLLECGAAATGASIHQPGYVEVPGLGDIGLPLAEVEANGEAVVSQPADSGGVANELSFGVKLGYEVHDPTAYKTPELTLDVSGVELEQVDENRVRVSGAAGEPAPDTLKALVGFQNGFIADVQGSWAGPDSYEKAKVVRDTVLKPKLEAWEHADEVVETRFDIIGVDAVHGPAAGEPDCDPNEVRLRVAAKVETEAAAKDLAHLTAVNIYPTCAGAGGVGMDVNPNLTIHPTLVSPEAVSTDVNIVPVPATEPEAM; this is translated from the coding sequence ATGGGAACCAGTGGCAAGACATTGCGGATCGGCTGTGGGAGCGCAGGACACGGCCAGCGGGAGGACGTCGCGATCAAGGTCGTCGAGGACGGGGACGTCGAGTACCTCTGCTGTGACAGGTTGGCCGAGCGCACGCTCGCAAACGCACGGCGGCGAATGCTCACGGGGACCGGCCCGGGATACGACCCCCGGCTCGAACCCTGGTTCGAGGCGCTGATCCCGCGGTGTGTACGCCAGGACATCACGATAATCGGCAGTTTCGGCGCCGCGGACACGCAGGGAGCCGGGGAGAAGATCGCCGAGATTGCCGCGGAGTTGGGATACGACGATCTCACGATAGCTACGATAACCGGCGACGACATCGTCGACGCGATCGAGGACGACGCGGTCGATATGGAACACGCCGTAACCGGCGAGTCGGTGCAGTTCGAGGAGTCGCCGCTGATGGCCCACGCGTACATCGGCTCCGAGCCCATCGTCGACGCGCTCGCCCAGGGCGCCGACGTCGTCATCGGGGGGCGTCTCACTGACCTCTCGCTGTTCCTGGCGCCGATGATACACGAGTTCGGGTGGGACGGGGACGATCTGGAGACGCTCGCCAACGGCGCGACCGTCGCCCACCTGCTGGAGTGTGGCGCCGCGGCGACGGGCGCGAGCATCCACCAGCCGGGGTACGTCGAAGTGCCGGGACTCGGGGACATCGGGCTACCGCTCGCGGAGGTCGAAGCGAACGGGGAGGCCGTCGTGAGCCAGCCCGCCGACTCCGGGGGCGTCGCAAACGAGCTGAGCTTCGGCGTCAAACTCGGCTACGAGGTCCACGATCCGACGGCGTACAAGACGCCGGAGCTGACGCTCGACGTGAGCGGGGTCGAACTGGAACAGGTCGACGAGAACCGGGTCCGGGTGTCCGGGGCGGCCGGCGAGCCGGCGCCCGACACGCTGAAGGCGCTGGTCGGGTTCCAGAACGGCTTCATCGCCGACGTCCAGGGTAGCTGGGCCGGACCGGACTCCTACGAGAAGGCGAAGGTGGTCCGGGACACGGTGCTCAAACCGAAACTCGAGGCGTGGGAACACGCCGACGAGGTCGTCGAAACGCGGTTCGACATCATCGGCGTCGACGCGGTTCACGGGCCCGCCGCAGGGGAACCGGACTGCGATCCCAACGAGGTCCGGCTCCGCGTCGCGGCGAAGGTCGAAACCGAGGCGGCGGCGAAGGACCTGGCTCACCTGACGGCCGTGAACATCTATCCGACGTGTGCGGGGGCCGGCGGCGTCGGCATGGACGTCAACCCGAACCTCACTATCCATCCGACCCTCGTCTCCCCCGAGGCAGTCTCGACCGACGTCAACATCGTACCCGTCCCGGCGACCGAACCGGAGGCGATGTAA
- a CDS encoding redoxin domain-containing protein — translation MVSEGSTAPEFTLPLAGGASYDDIETFALAEEVGDGPIILAFYPAAFTGGCTEEMCAFRDAMPAFEDLNARVYGVSVDLPFAQNVWIEQHDLGFPMLSDWDHRVIHEYDVVREGLRGALEVARRSIFVVDENGTVAYRWVRQGENPDFDALVSTVRAEIEAIT, via the coding sequence ATGGTTTCCGAAGGATCCACGGCGCCCGAGTTCACCCTGCCACTGGCCGGCGGGGCGTCCTACGACGACATCGAGACGTTCGCGCTTGCCGAGGAGGTGGGAGATGGCCCGATCATCCTGGCGTTCTACCCCGCGGCGTTCACGGGTGGGTGTACCGAGGAGATGTGCGCGTTCCGGGACGCCATGCCGGCGTTCGAGGACCTGAACGCGCGGGTGTACGGGGTCAGCGTCGATCTCCCGTTCGCACAGAACGTCTGGATCGAGCAACACGATCTCGGCTTCCCGATGCTCTCCGACTGGGACCACCGGGTGATACACGAGTACGACGTCGTTCGAGAGGGCCTGCGCGGGGCTCTCGAGGTGGCCCGGCGGAGTATCTTCGTCGTCGACGAGAACGGGACGGTCGCCTACAGGTGGGTCCGGCAGGGCGAGAACCCCGACTTCGACGCGCTGGTATCGACCGTTAGAGCCGAAATCGAGGCCATAACCTGA
- a CDS encoding UGSC family (seleno)protein translates to MAQKHTQKTLDPTGEPDITEIEMAERPSTLDGVRVTPYSNGFPNSVEFLEALTDALGERFSEAEFNDLVMKPQAIRPGSYWGTVEEKVAPVSDVVLMAYGHCGSCTTNTIKDVVALEERDIPAVAFVTEEFYPLGVFDGHHLGASGLAVVPIEHPVAQIDPETVPERVTDELVEDTIFALTNPPETVRAEFESRYELDDFAERPSYDRCTLDILE, encoded by the coding sequence GTGGCACAGAAACACACACAGAAGACGCTGGACCCCACGGGCGAACCGGACATCACCGAAATCGAGATGGCGGAACGTCCCAGCACGCTCGACGGGGTGCGAGTAACGCCGTACAGCAACGGGTTCCCGAACTCCGTCGAGTTCCTCGAGGCGCTCACCGACGCCCTCGGGGAACGGTTCTCGGAGGCCGAGTTCAACGACCTCGTGATGAAGCCGCAGGCGATCCGGCCGGGTTCATACTGGGGAACCGTCGAGGAGAAAGTCGCACCCGTAAGCGACGTCGTGTTGATGGCGTACGGACACTGCGGGTCCTGTACGACGAACACGATCAAGGACGTGGTCGCCCTCGAAGAGCGCGACATTCCCGCCGTCGCCTTCGTCACCGAGGAGTTCTACCCGCTCGGGGTCTTCGACGGCCACCACCTCGGGGCATCGGGGCTCGCAGTCGTCCCCATCGAACACCCCGTCGCCCAGATCGATCCCGAGACCGTGCCCGAACGCGTCACGGACGAACTCGTCGAGGACACGATATTCGCACTGACCAACCCACCGGAGACGGTGCGGGCCGAGTTCGAGAGCCGGTACGAACTCGACGACTTCGCCGAGCGACCCAGCTACGATCGGTGTACTCTGGACATACTAGAATGA
- a CDS encoding acyl-CoA dehydrogenase family protein has translation MNRSTNEIADAVLTDEQRMLRDETRRFVDAEVLPEARERDPERETMSRELVDALAEMGFFGILIDEEYDGLGLDLRAYAVIAEELSRGWLSVGSIIARGQSLPGATPTQREKYLPRMARGEVLKSIAISESGAGSDVANMQTRAERDGDEYVLNGQKMWTTFAKGSDFILTYAVTDPDAEPAHRGISGFIVEKPRGTFDRAGLSGQEIDKIGYHGWKTWSVNFDDVRVDADKLVGGEEGQGFYQIMEFFEEGRVHTAARAVGLARGALEDSIQYAHEREQFDQSIDRFQAIRFKLAEMATKTEAARALTLLVAEAVEAGENAAAEAAMAKLFASEVAEWVTSEGIQVHGGYGYTTDFDVERYWRDARLTRIFEGTSEIQKRIIADELLPE, from the coding sequence ATGAACCGATCGACTAACGAGATCGCCGACGCCGTCCTCACCGACGAACAGCGAATGCTTCGGGACGAGACCCGCAGGTTCGTCGACGCCGAAGTGCTCCCGGAGGCCCGGGAGCGCGACCCCGAGCGGGAGACGATGTCGCGGGAACTCGTCGACGCGCTCGCCGAGATGGGGTTCTTCGGCATCCTGATCGACGAGGAGTACGACGGACTCGGGCTGGATCTGCGGGCGTACGCGGTCATCGCCGAGGAGCTCTCCCGGGGGTGGCTGAGCGTCGGCAGCATCATCGCCCGCGGACAGAGCCTCCCGGGGGCGACCCCGACCCAGCGCGAAAAGTACCTCCCGAGGATGGCGCGCGGCGAGGTGCTGAAGAGCATCGCTATAAGCGAGTCGGGCGCCGGGTCGGACGTCGCCAACATGCAGACCCGCGCCGAACGGGACGGCGACGAGTACGTCCTGAACGGCCAGAAGATGTGGACGACGTTCGCAAAGGGCTCGGATTTCATCCTGACGTACGCGGTGACCGATCCCGACGCGGAACCGGCACACCGGGGGATCTCCGGGTTCATCGTCGAGAAACCCCGGGGGACCTTCGACCGGGCGGGGTTGAGCGGCCAGGAGATCGACAAGATCGGGTACCACGGCTGGAAGACCTGGTCGGTGAACTTCGACGACGTCCGCGTCGACGCGGACAAGCTCGTCGGCGGCGAGGAGGGACAGGGGTTCTACCAGATCATGGAGTTCTTCGAGGAGGGGCGGGTCCACACCGCGGCCCGGGCGGTCGGACTCGCTCGAGGTGCGCTGGAGGACTCGATCCAGTACGCACACGAGCGCGAGCAGTTCGACCAGTCGATCGACCGGTTCCAGGCGATCCGGTTCAAACTGGCCGAGATGGCGACGAAGACCGAGGCGGCCAGGGCGCTGACGCTCCTGGTGGCCGAGGCCGTCGAGGCCGGCGAGAACGCGGCCGCGGAGGCCGCCATGGCAAAGCTGTTCGCCAGCGAGGTCGCCGAGTGGGTGACCAGCGAGGGGATCCAGGTCCACGGCGGCTACGGGTACACCACCGACTTCGACGTCGAGCGATACTGGCGTGACGCTCGCCTCACGCGGATCTTCGAGGGCACGAGCGAGATCCAGAAACGCATCATCGCCGACGAACTGCTCCCGGAGTGA